The following are encoded in a window of Miltoncostaea marina genomic DNA:
- the plsY gene encoding glycerol-3-phosphate 1-O-acyltransferase PlsY — MSAAAAIAIAYLLGSIPFAYLAGMSRGIDLRTVGSGNLGAANVFRALGTRMGVAVMAADIGKGVVAVLVARAIADDPWPAVAAGAAMAGHVFPVWLRFKGGKGVAVGGGAVIGLMPLAAAILLGLWFVVLLATRYSSLASITGAAAATPLVWSLGYDVASVVFTGIAAAAVLALHRANIGRLLRGEENRIVLRRRPGAASGGSEATPPGGPSG, encoded by the coding sequence GTGAGCGCCGCCGCGGCGATCGCGATCGCCTACCTGCTGGGCTCGATCCCGTTCGCCTACCTGGCGGGCATGAGCCGCGGCATCGACCTGCGCACCGTCGGCAGCGGCAACCTCGGCGCCGCGAACGTCTTCCGGGCCCTCGGCACCCGCATGGGCGTCGCGGTGATGGCGGCGGACATCGGCAAGGGCGTCGTCGCGGTGCTCGTGGCGCGCGCGATCGCCGACGATCCGTGGCCCGCCGTCGCCGCCGGCGCCGCGATGGCCGGCCACGTCTTCCCCGTCTGGCTGCGCTTCAAGGGCGGCAAGGGGGTCGCGGTGGGCGGCGGCGCCGTCATCGGCCTCATGCCGCTCGCGGCCGCCATCCTGCTCGGCCTGTGGTTCGTCGTGCTGCTCGCGACCCGCTACTCGTCGCTGGCCAGCATCACCGGGGCGGCCGCGGCGACACCGCTCGTGTGGTCGTTGGGCTACGACGTCGCCAGCGTCGTGTTCACCGGCATCGCGGCCGCCGCCGTGCTGGCGCTCCACCGGGCCAACATCGGCCGCCTGCTGCGCGGCGAGGAGAACCGCATCGTGCTGCGCCGGCGTCCCGGAGCGGCGTCCGGGGGATCCGAGGCGACCCCGCCGGGGGGACCCTCCGGCTGA
- the pgsA gene encoding CDP-diacylglycerol--glycerol-3-phosphate 3-phosphatidyltransferase: protein MRPGPMNAPLWFTAVRIVAIPPLMVLLLVDGIDGARWWAFGLFVVACATDSIDGWLARSRGLVTTAGAFLDTLADKLLISAVLVSLVETGEVAAWAAMIIIGREFAVTGLRMVAAAEDVVITADRFGKAKALSQNVAVAVIIVPGVAGAVEDGLLYLALALTVLSGANYFVAARWRISSRRAAARPDVVGGP, encoded by the coding sequence GTGCGACCCGGCCCCATGAACGCGCCGTTGTGGTTCACGGCGGTCCGGATCGTCGCGATCCCGCCGCTCATGGTGCTGCTGCTCGTGGACGGGATCGACGGGGCGCGCTGGTGGGCCTTCGGGCTCTTCGTGGTCGCCTGCGCCACCGACTCGATCGACGGCTGGCTGGCGCGCTCGCGCGGCCTCGTGACCACCGCGGGCGCCTTCCTCGACACGCTCGCCGACAAGCTGCTGATCTCCGCGGTGCTGGTGTCGCTGGTCGAGACGGGCGAGGTGGCCGCCTGGGCCGCGATGATCATCATCGGCCGCGAGTTCGCGGTGACCGGGCTGCGCATGGTCGCCGCCGCCGAGGACGTGGTCATCACCGCCGACCGCTTCGGCAAGGCGAAGGCGCTGAGCCAGAACGTGGCCGTGGCGGTGATCATCGTGCCGGGCGTCGCCGGGGCGGTCGAGGACGGACTGCTCTACCTGGCGCTCGCGCTGACGGTGCTGAGCGGCGCCAACTACTTCGTGGCCGCGCGCTGGCGCATCTCCTCCCGCCGGGCCGCCGCCCGGCCGGACGTGGTGGGCGGCCCGTGA
- a CDS encoding methyl-accepting chemotaxis protein — protein MRIRSRSRADHVLAQVADRLESLERHCAGGLRAGLQAMEAGDLSVRVDAVTVPVEERSGDPAVDRVAERLDALIRTVQASVAAYDAVAAEYAAALGDRSSLRDLQGRLDSLTDNCLAGLTEGLARMAQGDLGYAVEPVTEPLAAPGGLALGSLGTTFNRTLANLQGSVADYNRMRGELGAVIGEIRDMAGTLAAASQEMSATAEETGSSVEGIARLMAGVAEGAGRQDEMGATAAEVGGEAAGLAAQAREVADRGVQLTVAIASIADQTNLLALNAAIEAARAGENGRGFAVVADEVRKLAESAAAASAETRDAFAELAGSVDRTAGCVSRLADATREISEVTRETRQAADHVAGALEGTSAAGEEVAAASEQVAGTAERLVAAVGRFSLG, from the coding sequence ATGCGCATTCGCTCGCGGAGCAGAGCCGACCACGTCCTCGCCCAGGTGGCCGACCGCCTGGAGAGCCTCGAACGGCACTGCGCCGGCGGGCTGCGCGCCGGCCTCCAGGCCATGGAGGCCGGCGACCTCTCCGTGCGGGTCGACGCCGTCACGGTCCCCGTGGAGGAGCGCTCGGGCGACCCGGCCGTCGACCGGGTGGCCGAGCGGCTCGACGCGCTGATCCGCACCGTGCAGGCGTCCGTGGCGGCCTACGACGCCGTCGCGGCCGAGTACGCCGCCGCGCTCGGCGACCGCTCCTCGCTGCGCGACCTGCAGGGGCGCCTCGACTCGCTGACCGACAACTGCCTGGCCGGGCTCACCGAGGGGCTCGCGCGGATGGCCCAGGGCGACCTCGGGTACGCCGTCGAGCCGGTCACCGAGCCACTCGCCGCGCCCGGGGGCCTGGCGCTCGGGTCGCTCGGGACGACGTTCAACCGGACGCTCGCCAACCTGCAGGGCTCGGTGGCCGACTACAACCGGATGCGCGGCGAGCTCGGCGCGGTGATCGGCGAGATCCGCGACATGGCGGGCACCCTGGCCGCCGCGTCGCAGGAGATGTCGGCCACCGCGGAGGAGACCGGGTCGTCGGTCGAGGGCATCGCGCGGCTCATGGCCGGCGTCGCCGAGGGCGCCGGCCGGCAGGACGAGATGGGGGCGACCGCCGCGGAGGTCGGCGGCGAGGCCGCCGGGCTGGCGGCGCAGGCGCGGGAGGTGGCCGACCGCGGCGTGCAGCTCACCGTGGCGATCGCCTCGATCGCCGACCAGACCAACCTCCTCGCTCTGAACGCGGCGATCGAGGCCGCGCGCGCCGGGGAGAACGGCCGCGGGTTCGCCGTGGTCGCCGACGAGGTGCGCAAGCTGGCCGAGTCGGCGGCCGCCGCGTCGGCCGAGACCCGCGACGCCTTCGCCGAGCTCGCCGGCTCGGTCGACCGCACCGCCGGCTGCGTCAGCCGGCTGGCCGACGCCACGCGGGAGATCTCCGAGGTCACCCGCGAGACCCGTCAGGCGGCCGACCACGTCGCCGGCGCCCTCGAGGGCACCAGCGCCGCGGGCGAGGAGGTGGCCGCCGCCAGCGAGCAGGTCGCCGGCACGGCAGAGCGCCTGGTGGCCGCCGTGGGGCGCTTCAGCCTGGGCTGA
- a CDS encoding pyridoxal phosphate-dependent decarboxylase family protein: protein MLEADYDGCLAAAAGAALEWLDGLDRRPVGPAVDAAGMLAAVAGPLPERGDGAVVVVRELAALAPPGLMATGSGRFHGWVIGGALPVAIAADWLVSAWDQNSAMAEPFPATTMIEQVAGDWVLELLDLPRSASVGFVTGGQAANTVCLAAARNGVLAAHGWDVERDGLQGAPRVHVVAGAERHDTIDVALRALGLGGRTARVAAADGAGRMEPRALEAILARLEGPVIVCAQAGNVNGGGVDPLDELADAVDARGRADTWLHVDGAFGLWGRAAPRRRALLAGAERAHSWATDAHKWLNTPYDCGMAICADAGAHRRAMGVRAAYLPEGGDAALRDPVDVTPELSRRARGVPVWAAIRHLGREGVAELVERCCAMADRYAARLGAAPGAEVLGRCLNQVVVRFRDPAGRDDDAHTRRVLAQVQRGGECFPSGTVWRGAAGIRISVCNWRTDAADVDRGVAAMLAAHRAGAAVSPG from the coding sequence ATGCTCGAGGCCGACTACGACGGGTGCCTCGCCGCGGCCGCCGGGGCCGCGCTGGAGTGGCTCGACGGCCTCGACCGGCGGCCGGTGGGCCCCGCGGTCGACGCGGCCGGGATGCTCGCGGCCGTCGCCGGTCCGCTGCCCGAGCGCGGCGACGGCGCCGTGGTGGTGGTGCGCGAGCTGGCCGCGCTGGCGCCGCCGGGGCTCATGGCCACCGGGTCGGGCCGCTTCCACGGCTGGGTGATCGGCGGGGCGCTGCCGGTCGCGATCGCGGCCGACTGGCTGGTGAGCGCGTGGGACCAGAACAGCGCCATGGCCGAGCCGTTCCCGGCGACGACGATGATCGAGCAGGTGGCGGGCGACTGGGTGCTGGAGCTGCTCGACCTGCCGCGCTCGGCCTCGGTCGGCTTCGTGACCGGCGGCCAGGCGGCGAACACGGTCTGCCTGGCGGCGGCGCGCAACGGCGTGCTGGCGGCCCACGGGTGGGACGTGGAGCGCGACGGCCTGCAGGGCGCCCCCCGGGTGCACGTGGTGGCCGGCGCCGAGCGCCACGACACCATCGACGTCGCCCTGCGCGCGCTCGGCCTCGGCGGGCGGACGGCCCGGGTGGCCGCCGCCGACGGCGCCGGCCGGATGGAGCCCCGCGCGCTCGAGGCGATCCTCGCGCGGCTCGAGGGGCCGGTGATCGTGTGCGCCCAGGCCGGCAACGTCAACGGCGGCGGGGTCGACCCGCTCGACGAGCTCGCCGACGCCGTCGATGCCCGCGGCCGCGCGGACACGTGGCTGCACGTCGACGGCGCCTTCGGGCTCTGGGGGCGGGCGGCGCCGCGGCGGCGGGCGCTGCTCGCGGGCGCCGAGCGTGCCCACTCCTGGGCGACCGACGCACACAAGTGGCTCAACACGCCCTACGACTGCGGCATGGCGATCTGCGCCGACGCGGGCGCCCACCGGCGCGCGATGGGCGTGCGCGCGGCGTACCTGCCCGAGGGCGGCGACGCCGCGCTGCGCGACCCGGTCGACGTGACGCCCGAGCTCTCGCGGCGGGCGCGCGGCGTGCCGGTCTGGGCGGCGATCCGGCACCTGGGCCGCGAGGGCGTCGCCGAGCTCGTCGAGCGCTGCTGCGCCATGGCCGACCGCTACGCGGCCCGCCTCGGCGCCGCCCCCGGCGCCGAGGTGCTCGGGCGGTGCCTCAACCAGGTCGTGGTGCGGTTCCGCGACCCGGCCGGTCGCGACGACGACGCGCACACCAGGCGCGTGCTGGCGCAGGTGCAGCGCGGCGGCGAGTGCTTCCCCAGCGGCACGGTCTGGCGCGGCGCCGCCGGGATCCGCATCTCGGTGTGCAACTGGCGCACCGACGCCGCAGACGTCGACCGCGGGGTGGCCGCGATGCTCGCGGCCCACCGGGCAGGGGCGGCGGTCAGCCCAGGCTGA
- a CDS encoding TetR/AcrR family transcriptional regulator: MTVPAPWGSLTADEKRRRTYAVADAVFAREGIDVPMPVIAEAIGAGVASVYRQVGSKDDLLAALVIGRSRVLRGRFLAALEEPDPWEALSRATHATVDDCVGDALSQSAWDEAAFGSAEVRAARREATDALAALVDRARAAGALRDDAGHEDLRLVFCALRELAGIGPRAAHRLAELVLRGMRA, encoded by the coding sequence ATGACCGTTCCGGCACCGTGGGGGTCGCTGACCGCCGACGAGAAGCGCCGCCGCACCTACGCCGTGGCCGACGCCGTGTTCGCCCGCGAGGGGATCGACGTGCCCATGCCGGTGATCGCGGAGGCGATCGGCGCCGGGGTCGCGAGCGTCTACCGCCAGGTGGGCAGCAAGGACGACCTGCTGGCCGCGCTCGTCATCGGGCGCTCGCGGGTGCTGCGCGGGCGGTTCCTGGCCGCGCTGGAGGAGCCCGACCCGTGGGAGGCGCTGTCGCGGGCGACGCACGCGACGGTGGACGACTGCGTGGGCGACGCCCTCTCCCAGTCGGCGTGGGACGAGGCGGCGTTCGGCTCGGCGGAGGTGCGCGCGGCGCGCCGGGAGGCGACCGACGCGCTCGCGGCGCTGGTCGATCGGGCCCGCGCCGCCGGGGCGCTGCGGGACGACGCGGGGCACGAGGACCTGCGGCTGGTCTTCTGCGCCCTGCGCGAGCTGGCCGGGATCGGCCCGCGGGCGGCGCACCGGCTCGCCGAGCTGGTGCTGCGCGGCATGCGCGCCTGA
- the ilvD gene encoding dihydroxy-acid dehydratase codes for MPPLRSRTVTHGRNMAGARALLRAAGVAREDFGKPIVAVANSYTQFVPGHTHLQPVGHIVAEAVSAAGGIPREFNTIAVDDGIAMGHGGMLYSLPSRDLIADSVEYMVNAHCADALVCISNCDKITPGMLNAALRLDIPTVFVSGGPMEGGTAVLVDGTVRTRVNLISAIADAVADTVSDEDIAIIEESACPTCGSCSGMFTANSMNCLTEALGLALPGNGSVLATHTARRRLYEAAGRTVVDIARRHYDEDDASVLPRAIATRAAFENAMTLDIAMGGSTNTVLHLLAAAQEAGVDFTMRDIDALSRRVPCLTKVAPNGTYLMEDVHRAGGIPAILGELRRGGLLDEGVTTVHARTLGEWLRDWDIRGGHASDEALEMFHAAPGCVRSAAAFSQSERWESLDTDAAAGCIRDVAHAHSADGGLAVLHGNLAERGCVVKTAGVDESILTFSGPAVVVESQEEAVDRILNGGVREGDVVVIRYEGPRGGPGMQEMLYPTSYLKGRGLGAACALVTDGRFSGGTSGLSIGHVSPEAASGGAIALVEDGDTITIDIPARRITLDVPDDELAERRERLEAAGGYAPAARERVVSPALRAYAAMATSADTGAVRDVAAVERAVAAATDLRGAALPG; via the coding sequence ATGCCACCACTCAGATCCCGCACCGTCACCCACGGCCGCAACATGGCCGGCGCCCGGGCGCTCCTGCGCGCCGCGGGCGTCGCGCGCGAGGACTTCGGCAAGCCGATCGTGGCCGTGGCGAACTCCTACACGCAGTTCGTCCCCGGCCACACCCACCTGCAGCCGGTCGGCCACATCGTGGCCGAGGCCGTCTCGGCCGCCGGCGGCATCCCGCGCGAGTTCAACACGATCGCCGTCGACGACGGCATCGCCATGGGCCACGGCGGGATGCTCTACTCGCTGCCCTCGCGCGACCTCATCGCCGACAGCGTCGAGTACATGGTCAACGCGCACTGCGCCGACGCGCTCGTCTGCATCTCCAACTGCGACAAGATCACGCCGGGGATGCTCAACGCCGCCCTGCGACTCGACATCCCGACGGTCTTCGTGTCGGGCGGCCCGATGGAGGGCGGCACCGCGGTGCTCGTGGACGGCACGGTCCGCACCCGCGTCAACCTGATCAGCGCGATCGCCGACGCGGTCGCCGACACGGTGTCCGATGAGGACATCGCGATCATCGAGGAGTCCGCCTGCCCGACCTGCGGCTCGTGCTCGGGCATGTTCACCGCCAACTCGATGAACTGCCTCACCGAGGCGCTCGGCCTGGCGCTGCCGGGCAACGGGTCGGTCCTGGCCACGCACACCGCCCGCCGGCGCCTCTACGAGGCCGCCGGCCGCACGGTCGTCGACATCGCGCGCCGCCACTACGACGAGGACGACGCGTCGGTGTTGCCGCGCGCGATCGCCACGCGCGCCGCGTTCGAGAACGCCATGACGCTCGACATCGCCATGGGCGGCTCCACCAACACGGTGCTCCACCTCCTCGCCGCCGCGCAGGAGGCCGGGGTCGACTTCACGATGCGTGACATCGACGCGCTCTCGCGCCGCGTCCCCTGCCTGACGAAGGTGGCCCCCAACGGCACCTACCTGATGGAGGACGTCCACCGGGCCGGCGGCATCCCCGCCATCCTGGGCGAGCTGCGCCGCGGCGGGTTGCTCGACGAGGGCGTCACGACGGTCCACGCCCGCACCCTCGGCGAGTGGCTGCGCGACTGGGACATCCGTGGCGGCCACGCGTCCGACGAGGCGCTGGAGATGTTCCACGCGGCGCCCGGCTGCGTGCGCTCGGCCGCGGCCTTCTCGCAGTCCGAGCGCTGGGAGTCGCTCGACACCGACGCCGCCGCGGGCTGCATCCGCGACGTCGCGCACGCCCACTCGGCCGACGGCGGCCTGGCGGTCCTCCACGGTAACCTCGCAGAGCGCGGCTGCGTGGTGAAGACCGCCGGCGTGGACGAGTCGATCCTCACCTTCAGCGGCCCGGCGGTCGTGGTGGAGTCGCAGGAGGAGGCGGTGGACCGGATCCTGAACGGCGGCGTCCGCGAGGGCGACGTGGTCGTGATCCGCTACGAGGGGCCGCGCGGCGGGCCGGGCATGCAGGAGATGCTCTACCCGACGTCCTACCTCAAGGGCCGCGGCCTGGGCGCGGCCTGCGCGCTGGTCACCGACGGACGCTTCTCCGGCGGCACGTCGGGCCTGTCGATCGGCCACGTGTCGCCCGAGGCCGCGTCCGGCGGCGCGATCGCCCTCGTGGAGGACGGCGACACGATCACGATCGACATCCCGGCCCGCCGCATCACGCTCGACGTCCCCGACGACGAGCTGGCCGAGCGGCGCGAGCGCCTCGAGGCGGCCGGGGGCTACGCGCCGGCCGCCCGCGAGCGCGTCGTCTCGCCGGCGCTGCGGGCCTACGCGGCGATGGCGACCTCAGCCGACACCGGCGCGGTGCGCGACGTGGCGGCCGTCGAGCGCGCCGTCGCCGCGGCGACCGACCTGCGCGGGGCGGCCCTCCCGGGCTGA
- a CDS encoding helix-turn-helix transcriptional regulator has product MARPQVPARLIEICETVADADSRGLRARLLDALRGPVPFDAHVWVLTDPETAVGTLPLARVPAALTARLPDLIRTKYLTPTNRWTMLRGSIATLHEAPTATDAPADRPWRETLRRHGIGDVASAAFSDRHGCWAFLDLWCAEDGPPFSAAERAVLTEARAQVTAALRRCQAHAFAARPSPLQQTGPVVLLLSPTLTVLGQTPAAPGVLRALLPTRDDEPIPAAAYNVAAQLLAVEAGVDRNPPRARVHAENGLWLTLRAGRIGDRESPEDQAIAVTIERAAPAELADLFGRVHGLTERESELVHRLCAGGDTRRIATEMSLSTHTVQDHLKSIFTKAAVGSRRELLTRVLGS; this is encoded by the coding sequence GTGGCACGACCACAGGTTCCCGCGCGCCTCATCGAGATCTGCGAAACCGTCGCCGACGCCGATTCCCGCGGGCTCCGCGCGCGGCTCCTCGACGCACTCCGAGGTCCGGTGCCGTTCGACGCGCACGTCTGGGTGCTGACCGATCCCGAGACCGCAGTGGGCACCTTGCCGCTCGCCCGCGTACCCGCAGCCCTCACGGCGCGCCTGCCGGACCTCATCCGGACCAAGTACCTCACGCCAACCAATCGCTGGACGATGCTCAGGGGGTCGATCGCCACTCTGCACGAGGCGCCCACGGCGACGGATGCACCGGCCGACCGGCCGTGGAGGGAGACCCTCCGCCGGCACGGGATCGGCGACGTCGCGTCGGCTGCCTTCTCGGATCGGCATGGCTGTTGGGCGTTCCTCGACCTCTGGTGCGCCGAGGACGGACCGCCCTTCTCCGCCGCCGAGCGAGCAGTGCTCACGGAAGCTCGGGCGCAGGTGACCGCCGCTCTCAGGCGCTGCCAGGCGCATGCGTTCGCGGCGCGCCCGTCCCCGCTCCAGCAGACGGGACCTGTGGTGCTGTTGCTGTCCCCGACGCTCACCGTGCTCGGCCAGACGCCGGCCGCGCCGGGCGTCTTGCGCGCGCTGCTCCCGACCCGGGACGACGAGCCTATCCCGGCCGCCGCCTACAACGTCGCAGCACAACTGCTCGCCGTCGAGGCCGGTGTCGACCGCAACCCGCCGAGGGCGCGCGTGCATGCGGAGAACGGCCTCTGGCTGACATTGCGCGCCGGCCGCATCGGCGACCGCGAGTCGCCGGAGGACCAGGCGATCGCCGTCACGATCGAGAGAGCCGCTCCGGCCGAACTCGCCGACCTGTTCGGCCGCGTCCATGGGCTGACCGAGCGCGAATCAGAACTCGTCCATCGGCTCTGCGCCGGTGGGGATACGCGTCGCATCGCAACGGAGATGTCGCTCTCCACCCACACCGTCCAAGATCATCTCAAGTCGATCTTCACCAAGGCAGCCGTCGGGAGCCGGCGCGAACTTCTCACGCGCGTGCTCGGCAGCTGA
- a CDS encoding trypsin-like peptidase domain-containing protein, which yields MWLTFRTGADEGRSAEVVGDRFVVGRDPSCDLVIDDPRVSRRHAALRRLGDGRVELEDLGSANGTFVDGARLAGAVTLAGDETVQVGDTLLATSLRPLTGSETVVGGAVPPPPPPAPGAAGGRAGEGQSPSVVERIRLRRTTRVAVLAAAAAVVVAAAVVVLAVTGAFGGDDGPAEASIPEIVDRVRPSTVVINALVDGQAAGSGTGWVLDAGQGLIVTNAHVVNGGTRFTVGVEESQRPAEIVAVAPCEDLALLEVEDTSGLVTLPLGSQADLRQGQTVIAVGYPGTASERANLVPTTGVVSVISTRFDLAGVDVPQYPNVIQTDAAINPGNSGGPLVDTQGRLVGVNSAGITLLGDRTIQGQGYAIGVDRVREIVPRLRSGDSVGWTGMGLVHVTDPAATAGSGLPPEAGLAVVTAVPGSPAEEAGFGQRPELVVAVNGQRMDGSLPAYCEAIDDGEGAREAIFTVVDDLEGTRDVTVPFD from the coding sequence ATGTGGCTGACGTTCCGGACGGGCGCCGACGAGGGGCGCTCCGCCGAGGTGGTGGGGGACCGGTTCGTCGTCGGCCGCGATCCGTCCTGCGACCTGGTCATCGACGACCCGCGGGTGTCGCGCCGGCACGCGGCCCTCCGGCGCCTCGGCGACGGCCGGGTGGAGCTGGAGGACCTCGGCTCGGCCAACGGCACCTTCGTCGACGGCGCGCGGCTGGCCGGCGCGGTGACGCTCGCGGGCGACGAGACCGTGCAGGTGGGCGACACCCTGCTCGCGACCTCCCTGCGGCCCCTGACCGGCTCCGAGACGGTGGTCGGCGGCGCGGTCCCGCCGCCGCCCCCGCCCGCGCCCGGAGCGGCGGGGGGCCGCGCGGGCGAGGGGCAGTCGCCGTCGGTGGTCGAGCGCATCCGCCTGCGGCGCACCACGCGGGTCGCCGTGCTGGCGGCGGCCGCGGCGGTCGTCGTGGCGGCCGCGGTGGTGGTGCTCGCGGTCACCGGCGCGTTCGGCGGCGACGACGGGCCGGCCGAGGCGTCGATCCCCGAGATCGTCGACCGGGTGCGCCCGTCGACCGTGGTGATCAACGCGCTGGTCGACGGTCAGGCGGCCGGCAGCGGCACCGGCTGGGTGCTGGACGCCGGCCAGGGCCTGATCGTGACCAACGCCCACGTGGTCAACGGCGGCACGCGCTTCACGGTGGGCGTCGAGGAATCGCAGCGGCCGGCGGAGATCGTCGCCGTGGCGCCGTGCGAGGACCTCGCGCTGCTCGAGGTCGAGGACACCTCGGGCCTGGTGACGCTGCCGCTCGGCTCCCAGGCCGACCTGCGCCAGGGGCAGACCGTGATCGCGGTGGGCTACCCGGGCACGGCGTCGGAGCGGGCGAACCTGGTGCCCACGACCGGCGTCGTGTCGGTGATCAGCACCCGCTTCGACTTGGCGGGCGTCGACGTGCCGCAGTACCCGAACGTCATCCAGACCGACGCGGCGATCAACCCGGGCAACTCGGGCGGCCCGCTGGTCGACACGCAGGGCCGCCTGGTGGGCGTCAACTCGGCGGGCATCACCCTGCTCGGCGACCGCACCATCCAGGGCCAGGGCTACGCGATCGGCGTGGACCGCGTGCGGGAGATCGTGCCGCGCCTGCGCAGCGGCGACTCGGTCGGCTGGACGGGCATGGGCCTCGTGCACGTGACCGACCCGGCCGCCACGGCGGGCTCGGGCCTGCCGCCCGAGGCCGGCCTCGCCGTGGTCACCGCCGTGCCCGGCTCACCCGCCGAGGAGGCCGGCTTCGGGCAGCGCCCCGAGCTGGTGGTGGCGGTCAACGGGCAGCGGATGGACGGCAGCCTGCCGGCCTACTGCGAGGCGATCGACGACGGCGAGGGCGCCCGC